AGGCGGAGACGAGCCTTGGCCGCGAACGGCGTCTGACGCTGGTCGTGTGCAAGAAATGGCATGTCGCCAAACGCTTCACGGACCGGGCGTCCGAGGTGCTGGGCGTTCCGCGCCTGCATTATCTCTTTAACGAGGTCGGGACCGAACTGCCGCCCCTCGGCGGGATCGAAACCACGTTGGAAAAGCGCGAGCGCCATCGCCGCGCACTGCTGCGGATGCTGTTCGATTATTACGACACGCGGCATCTGATGATCTGCATCGACCCGTCCAATCTGGACCTGATCCGCGATGTGGTGGCGGACCGGGCGCGGGTGGACATCATCGACCTCGAATGCGTGTTCGACGACGATTATCTGGTGGGCCATGCGCAGCGGGTGGGGCTGGCCGGGCCCAGCACCCCGGTGGAGACGATGGACCGCCTGATGCCCGTCATCCGCTACGATTTCCGCTATGAGAGCGAGCGGATCCGCGATGCCGATTTCCCCAACTTCCGGCGCCTTCACGAAACGAACACCGCCGAGGAGAATGCGGAGATCCTTGCCGAGCTTCTGGACATTCCACGCGACACCGCGTTGGAGATCACCTCGATGCACTATCTCTTCATGGACTGACGATGACCTATGATCCGACGAACATCTTCGCCCGCATCCTGCGCGGCGAGATCCCGAACAAGACCGTCGCCGAGAGCGCGCATACGCTGGCCTTCGAGGATATTGCCCCGCATGCCCCGCATCATGTGCTGGTGATCCCGAAGGGCGCCTATACCGATTTCGCCGATTTCGCGGCCCGCGCCCCGGCCGAGGAGATGCTGGATTTCCACCGCACCGCCGCCCGCATCTGCGAAGGTTTCCCCGAGGGATACCGCGTCATCACCAATGCGCGCGGGCATGGGGGGCAGGAAGTGCCCCATTACCACATCCATATCTTGGCCGGTCGGCCGCTGGGGCCGATGCTGACCCGTCAGTGAGCGGCGGCCCAGTTCGGGCCACGCCCCGCATCCACGATCAGCGGGACCGACAGCTTCACCGCCGGGTCGGAGGCGTTCTCCATCACGGCGCGGGCGCGGGCGATCAGGGTATCGGCCGCGTCCTCCTCCACCTCGAACAGCAGTTCGTCATGGACCTGAAGCAGCATCCGCGCCGGTAGGTCCGCGATGGCGGCGGGCATGCGGATCATGGCGCGGCGGATGATGTCGGCGGCCGTCCCCTGAATAGGCGCGTTGATCGCGGCGCGGCGGGCGAATCCCGCGCCGGGGCCACGCGCGTTGATCTCCGGCGTGTTGATGCGGCGCCCGAACAGGGTCAGCACATGGCCATTCGCCTTCGCAAAGGCGATGGTCTCGTCCATATAGGTGCGGATGCCGGGGAAACGCTCGAAATAGCGGTCGATGAAGCCCTGCGCATCGGCGCGCGGGA
This DNA window, taken from Falsirhodobacter algicola, encodes the following:
- a CDS encoding HIT domain-containing protein; the protein is MTMTYDPTNIFARILRGEIPNKTVAESAHTLAFEDIAPHAPHHVLVIPKGAYTDFADFAARAPAEEMLDFHRTAARICEGFPEGYRVITNARGHGGQEVPHYHIHILAGRPLGPMLTRQ